The Kitasatospora setae KM-6054 genome contains a region encoding:
- a CDS encoding type II toxin-antitoxin system VapB family antitoxin, whose translation MIFKRIGNGRPYPDHGRTSTRQWADVAPRPVRLDQLVTTKGQLDLETLLAEDSTFYGDLFAHVVKWRGDLYLEDGLHRAVRAALQQRQVLHARVLEMD comes from the coding sequence GTGATCTTCAAGCGCATCGGCAACGGACGGCCGTACCCGGATCACGGCCGGACCAGCACCCGCCAGTGGGCGGACGTCGCGCCGCGCCCGGTGCGGCTGGACCAGCTGGTGACCACCAAGGGGCAGTTGGACCTGGAGACCCTCCTCGCGGAGGACTCCACGTTCTACGGGGACCTCTTCGCCCACGTGGTGAAGTGGCGCGGCGACCTCTACCTGGAGGACGGCCTGCACCGCGCCGTCCGGGCCGCCCTCCAACAGCGGCAGGTGCTGCACGCCCGCGTGCTGGAGATGGACTGA
- a CDS encoding LytR C-terminal domain-containing protein, protein MSMLTPRGLKGKQYRVTGNAFPRLGRPPRRGRKVAIALGTVLTLGLVTVGGSQLYDVFSGKHKGSTAQACAGVSGKPLAAPENSASAGALSAPASGAPASGGPAPVPSDTAVPQPAAVKVNVYNATGKAGLAARTADELRKRGFVVDKVGNAPAALDKKVPGTAQILSGPGGLGAATLLVSQVAAATATEDSRTDATVDFVIGDTFSALADPTQAAAALAELTKPSPTPEPGHC, encoded by the coding sequence ATGAGCATGTTGACTCCCCGGGGTTTGAAGGGGAAGCAGTACCGCGTCACCGGGAACGCCTTCCCCCGCCTCGGCCGGCCCCCGCGCCGCGGCCGCAAGGTCGCCATCGCGCTGGGCACCGTGCTGACCCTGGGGCTGGTGACGGTCGGCGGCTCCCAGCTGTACGACGTGTTCAGCGGCAAGCACAAGGGCAGCACCGCCCAGGCGTGCGCCGGCGTCTCCGGCAAGCCGCTGGCCGCCCCGGAGAACTCCGCCTCGGCCGGGGCCCTGAGCGCCCCCGCGTCCGGCGCGCCCGCGTCCGGCGGCCCGGCGCCCGTCCCGAGCGACACGGCCGTGCCGCAGCCCGCCGCCGTCAAGGTGAACGTCTACAACGCCACCGGCAAGGCCGGCCTGGCCGCCCGCACCGCCGACGAGCTGCGCAAGCGCGGCTTCGTGGTCGACAAGGTCGGCAACGCGCCCGCCGCGCTCGACAAGAAGGTCCCCGGCACCGCGCAGATCCTCAGCGGCCCCGGCGGCCTCGGCGCGGCCACCCTGCTGGTCTCCCAGGTCGCCGCGGCGACCGCCACCGAGGACAGCCGCACCGACGCCACCGTCGACTTCGTCATCGGCGACACCTTCAGCGCCCTCGCCGACCCCACCCAGGCCGCCGCCGCCCTCGCCGAGCTCACCAAGCCCTCCCCCACCCCGGAGCCCGGCCACTGCTGA
- the upp gene encoding uracil phosphoribosyltransferase — protein MRLHVVDHPLVAHKLSTLRDERTDSPTFRRLTDELVTLLAYEATRDVRTDTVEVTTPVAVTQGTRLSYPRPLVVPILRAGLGMLDGMTRLLPTAEVGFLGMVRNEETLEASTYATRMPDDLSGRQIYVLDPMLATGGTLVAAIRMLLDRGATDVTAVVLLAAPEGVAVMERELAGRPVTVVTAAVDQRLNEHGYIVPGLGDAGDRLYGTAG, from the coding sequence GCACGGACTCCCCGACCTTCCGGCGGCTGACCGACGAGCTGGTCACCCTGCTCGCCTACGAGGCGACCCGGGACGTCCGGACCGACACGGTCGAGGTCACCACGCCGGTCGCCGTCACCCAGGGCACCCGGCTCTCCTACCCGCGCCCGCTGGTCGTCCCGATCCTCCGGGCCGGCCTCGGCATGCTCGACGGCATGACCCGGCTGCTGCCCACCGCCGAGGTCGGCTTCCTCGGGATGGTCCGCAACGAGGAGACGCTGGAGGCGTCCACCTACGCGACCCGGATGCCGGACGACCTCTCCGGGCGGCAGATCTACGTCCTCGACCCGATGCTGGCGACCGGCGGCACCCTGGTCGCGGCGATCCGGATGCTGCTCGACCGGGGCGCCACCGACGTCACCGCCGTGGTGCTGCTGGCCGCGCCCGAGGGCGTCGCGGTGATGGAGCGCGAGCTGGCCGGGCGGCCGGTCACGGTGGTCACCGCGGCGGTCGACCAGCGGCTGAACGAGCACGGCTACATCGTGCCGGGGCTGGGCGACGCGGGCGACCGGCTCTACGGCACGGCGGGCTGA